In the Bicyclus anynana chromosome 6, ilBicAnyn1.1, whole genome shotgun sequence genome, one interval contains:
- the LOC112054140 gene encoding uncharacterized protein LOC112054140, with protein sequence MIIRVSVLLLALTCVKTDYYNDEYSAYAENYDQSSLKIREREAVAPHLINDNKNDTNIKKDATETVKPDNIINSIGPSEGGDVKSPLGAATSPPLQSGVPSGQAEVNSTITKSDTTKVDNKLDTQSVQNITSNSTANALKSNETIATTVKQNATAVSTSSDMSSALQSPGVVKRGLIVFGGFALLAVAYFVFYRRKGKKYDTNNSNTNDTNQFRYGVLQSEDRRDNLELSRIPLTMESDEDDEEDLEIFDLEQKRKSLSYVNLQTNDEDVVLHSSKDESKNNLLLDIEDGPSDTLINWSNTGSNSIL encoded by the exons ATGATTATACGAGTCAGTGTTTTGTTACTCGCCCTCACGTGTGTTAAGACGGATTATTATAATGACGAGTATAGTGCATATGCGGAAAATTACGACCAATCGAGTTTAAAGATAAGAGAACGCGAAGCAGTTGCTCCTCATCTAATAAATGACAACAAAAACGACACCAACATAAAGAAAGATGCAACAGAAACCGTGAAGCCTGACAACATAATCAACTCCATTGGTCCAAGTGAAGGTGGGGATGTCAAGTCACCCCTCGGAGCAGCTACTTCACCCCCTCTACAATCTGGTGTACCTTCTGGTCAGGCAGAAGTAAATAGCACCATTACCAAATCTGATACAACTAAAGTTGACAATAAATTAGATACTCAAAGTG TCCAAAACATAACATCGAACAGCACAGCGAATGCATTAAAAAGCAATGAAACAATAGCAACAACAGTCAAACAAAATGCAACTGCAGTATCTACTTCATCAGACATGAGTAGTGCCTTGCAGAGTCCTGGTGTAGTGAAAAGAGGTCTTATTGTATTTGGCGGTTTCGCCCTCCTCGCTGTCGCATACTTTGTGTTCTAcag GAGAAAGGGCAAAAAATATGACACAAACAACTCAAACACCAATGATACAAATCAGTTTAGATATGGTGTCCTCCAATCAGAAGATAGGAGGGACAACTTGGAACTTTCTCGAATACCCTTAACCATGGAATCAGATGAGGATGATGAGGAAGATTTGGAGATTTTCGACTTGGAACAGAAGAGGAAATCCCTCTCTTATGTTAATCTACAGACTAATGATGAAGATGTTGTACTTCACAGCTCGAAAGACGAATCAAAAAATAACCTCTTATTAGACATCGAAGATGGACCGTCTGATACTTTAATCAACTGGTCAAATACAGGTAGtaattcaatattataa